CTGAATCAACCAATTTCTCAACTACGCTTAAGTGTTGAATGCCATGCGTGTTTTCATTGGCTGCTTCCAACAATTAAAGAATTTAATAATTTTTGGCCAGACATCAAAATTGACTACGAACGCGGCTTTAGCTACGACGCTATACCAGATTTACTCAATGATGAGCTCGACTTAGTATTAACTTCAGATATACGCGAGCCTGATAAGCTTGAATACGCTCACTTATTTGATTTTAAATTAAAGCTTATTGTCGCCCCTGATCACGACCTAGCTAAAAAAGCATATGTAACGGCGCTTGATTTAAAAAACGAAACCATCATTTCGTACCCTATTCCGCGCGAGCGGCAAGATATATTTAAACACTTTATTCAAAACGCCCGCTTTGACGGCACACTTAAAAATGTTGATCAAGGCTTATTAATTTTTCAGCTAGTGAGTGCAGGAATGGGTGTAGCAGCGCTGCCTGATTGGTTGGTTACACCTTATGAAAGTCAAGGTTTAATCAAATCAATTCCACTTGGTGCACTTGGCCTAACCCGCCCTATGTACCTAGCAATGAAAAAAGACATGAAAGACAACCCCGTTTATCGCCACTTTTTAAATACCTGTAAGCAAAATAACGGTCGATAAATTACAGACGAATAAGTAACATAAGGCCTATTGTGCTTTATGTTACTTATTATGTTTGAATTAAAAAAATTATTAGGTGGCTTGATTATGCCGCTACCGCTATTTGGTTTACTTACCTTTGTAATGCTAGCTTTGGCGTTTCGTGGACGTAAACCTGCTTTAGTGCTCGCAAGTTTGAGTATATTGGCACTTTTAGTGTTAAGTACACCGTTTGCTGCGCATCAACTTATTAAACACAATGAGCCCGTTTCATTGGCATTTAATGCCTTAAAACACCCAACCCTTGATAAAATTGTTGTGCTGGGTTGCGATATAAACCCAAACCCCGCTTTAAGCGCTAATAATCAGCTAGGAAACTGTGCGCTTACTCGCTTGGTAGAAGGGGTCAAACTTGCAAAAAAATACCCTAATGCAACGCTTTTCGTATCTGGCGGTGGCTATAACAAAGTAACAAATAGCGCATTAATGAGCCAAACAGCAATAAATTTAGGGGTGAGTAAAAGCCGTATAAAACAAAACCCACAGGCAATGGATACCGCCGCAGAAGCCAAACTCCTCGCGCCTAAACTCGTTGATTTTAAGGTTGCACTGGTTACGTCTGTACTGCACATGCCTCGCGCAAAAAACTTGTTTAATGCCCAAGGCATTGAGGTAATTCCTGCCGCTACGGATTATCACAATTTTGCGGCTTTACCTTTGTATAAACAATTTATACCAAATGCTGAGGCATTACGTGTAGTAACGCAATACATGCATGAAGTGATTGGGAGTGCTTGGATAAGCATGCGCCGCCGGATAAACCCAGAGGCGCTTTAGGCTATAAATAAGTTTATTTATACTGGGTTATCTATATCTATAAAGCTCACGTCAAAGCCATGTTCTTTGGTAAGTAGTTCACCAAGCGCTTTAATTCCGTAACGCTCGGTTGCATGGTGCCCTGCCGCAAAAAAGTCTATATTTTGCTCACGCGAGCTATGAATAGTTTGCTCAGAGGCCTCGCCTGTTAAGTATGCATCAATTCCTTGCTCTGCTGCTAAATCGATATAACCTTGCCCGCCTCCAGTACACAGCGCAATGGTGTTAATTTTTTCATCGCGTACAACACTACGTAATGGTTCACGGTTTAAAACTTTAGCTATTTTATTTGCAAACTCGCTACCTGTAAGCGGAGTTTTTAACCGTCCTTTCATAGCAACGCTGTTAGCAACAGGTTCAAGCCCTGCTTCTATTTCAATATCAAGTAAATTAGCAAGCTGGGCGTTATTACCTACAACGGGGTGAATATCAAGCGGTAAATGATAAGCAAATAAATTAATATCATGCGTTAACAAAGCCCCTATACGACGTTTTTTCATGCCTGTAATAGGTTGTGATTCACCTTTCCAAAAATAACCATGATGAACCAAAATAGCATCGGCTTTTTTTTCTATCGCTGCATCTATGAGTGCTTGGCTTGCTGTCACCCCTGTTACAATAGTGGTGATGTCATCTCTACCTTCGACTTGCAACCCATTAGGGCAAAAATCTTTAATTGTGTGAGGTTTTAAAATGTCGTTTAACAGTTGGTTAAATTCTCTTCGTTGCATTATTGTTACCTTACTCAGCACTGAATTTTGTGCAAATTTTGGCGTTTATGGGGCTAAAATGGAAGGAAAATCGCAAAAAATTGAAAAACAGTTGGAAAATAGGTATAAATACGGCTTCTTTATCTGTGTTCACAACGTATAGGGTCTCTGATGAGCAAACTAGACAAAACAGAAGTTTTATCTGCCTTTGAAGCTGCATATGAAGCTGCTAATGGTAAAAAACCTGAAATCACTACAAAACCTGGCTGGTACAGCATCGATGGCGGCAAAAACTTACGCCTAGCTGATGTAGCGGAGCTAACGAAAGAATTAGTCTCTGGCAAACCAGCTGCACAAGCTGAACAAAAAGCGCCTGCGAAAAAAACTAAAACAAAAACTGCTGCGCCTGTTAAAGCAAATAAAACAGCGCCGTTTACTGTTGTAACACAAAGCGAAGACGGCTACACAGCTGAAGAGCTTTGGATTGTTGAGCTTGCAAGCAAAGATCACGATTGTCGTTTACCACGCGGTGTTGTTTAAACATCATGTGATAAATAAAAAAGCCGCGTTAAGCGGTTTTTTTATGCCTGCTATTTAGTAATTGGACATCTAACCATTTAGCTAAAAATCCGCACAATACAATAAATACTGTGCCTAGCAAAACCGGCATCACTAAAAACCCCCAGCTTTGTCCAGATACAATAATTAGAATAGGGTTTGCACCAGCTGCAGGATGAACTGTTTTAGTCAACATCATTAGCGTAATTGCAAGGCCTACAGCTATCGCAATCGACGTACTGCTATCTCCCACATAAGTTACAAACACAACACCAACTAAGGCTGTTATTAAATGCCCTATAATTATGTTCCTAGGCTGTGCAAGTGGGCTATCTGGAATACCAAATACAAGTACAGCCGTTGCGCCAAACGGTGCCATTAGCCAAATACCGTAATCACCTAAATGATTAAGCCATGCTAGAAACCCTATCACTAACATAGAAAAGACTCCTGCGATGCAAGCAAAACGAATATCTTCACACTTCATAAAACCTCCACAAAAGTAGACCGACTTGTCTACACCAGTAATATAGACAACTTGGTCTACCTCTGTCAATATATACTTAACGAGTCAAACAATACCAATCCGCCTAATTAAGTGATCTATTTTGAGGATGGAAAAGCGTGTTGATAGCAAGGCAAAAATTTCGCTATTTAGTTGTTCTCGGCAATTGCTCCTGCATTGCTCTACCTTCTGCATCAATGCAGTCGTAAATGAGAATTTTTTAACGCAGATAGCGACACGTTTAGCCCATAAAAATGATTAAGTATTATTGCGAATAAAAATAAGGTGACGTGTGAGCAAACGAGAAAAAATTATAAATACAGCACTTACGCTTTTTTATAACAAAGGAATTCACGCCGTAGGGATTAATGAGATTTTAACGGTGTCGGGGATAGCTAAAAAAACGCTTTATAATCATTTTGAAAGTAAAGATGAGCTAATTGTTGCTTGTTTAAAACAGCGTGATGCCACTTTTAATCAATGGTTAGAGCAAATATGTGACAAACCAAATGCTATTGGTGTTGCCAGTGCGCTTTTTGACGGTTTAAACCAATGGTTTAATAATGAAGTATCAGAATTGGGCAATTTCAACGGATGCTTTTTTATAAATGCTGCGGCTGAATACCCCAACGACTCACACCCTATTGCAATTCAGTGCAAAACCCATAAACAAGAAGCACTGAATATCGTTTTTAATGCTCTGCTTACCACTGAAGAGCTAAAAAATGATAAAAACAAAGCCCTATATATTGCGCATTTGCTATTTACCATAAAAGAAGGGCTTATATGTCAAGCTCGTGTAATGCATACAACTACTCTTAAAATGCCAAGTTCATCGCTGATACAACACTTGTTACAAAACTAAAAAAGCGGCTAATAGCCGCTTTAAGTAAGTGTAAGCAATTATAGCTTTTCAAAATAAAGCGCTTTACGCTGCTTTTTACCCACTTCATTCATGGTACTTGCATCAAATAAACGACCATTAATCATAGTGTAATCGACTTTATCTGAATCACGAATATTTTTCAGCGGATCGCCATCAATAACCATTAAATCGGCAAGCTTACCGACTTCTAACGAGCCTATATTTTTATCAAGCCCTAAGTATTTAGCAGGGTCAAGCGTAGAGGCTCTAATTGCTTCAAGTGAACTCATACCGCCTTGAGCAAACATCCACATTTCCCAGTGGGCACCTAAGCCCTCACGTTGCCCATGCGCACCTAAATTTACCAGTACACCTAAATCTTGCAGCTCTTTAGCGACACGGGCGTTATTAAAGTGGTTATAGTGATGATCGGGCGCTTTTACTCGGCGCATTGAACGCGGTAATAATTGATTTTTAGGCACAAACTTACTTAAACGCGGATGATTCCACACATCGGTTTTGTCATACCAGTAGTTTTCCCCCCAAATTCCGCCATAGGCGACAACAAGCGTTGGTGTGTAACCTACATCACTTTGCGACCATAATTGTTTTATATCATCGTAAATATTCTCAACCGGAATTGAGTGCTCAATGCCCGTATGCCCATCAACAACCATGCTTAAATTATGTTGTAACAGTGAGCCGCCCTCTGGCACTATCATCATTTCAAGCTCTCGCCCTGCTTCAATAACTTGTTGGCGTTGCTCGCGGCGCGGCTGGTTATACGATTTAACACTAAAGGCTCCAACCTTTTTAAGGCGCTCTAAATGAAATTTAGCATCGTCTAAGGAGTCAATGTGCGAGGTGTAACCAGGCATATTTGCTCCATATAAAATAGTGCCGGTAGAAAAAATTCGTGGCCCTACAATCATGCCGGCCTTTTGCATTTCACTGGCAGTAAATATCTCTGATGTATCGTTTGATGGGTCATGAATTGTGGTAACACCGAGCGCTAAACCTGCGAAGTTTTTCCAGTTTTGCTGTGGGATTATTTCATCACTTGCCTGAGAGCCATGTGCGTGCGCATCAACAATCCCAGGCATAATTGTTTTACCTGTAACATCAATAACATCGGCATCTCTAGGAATAGTAACCTCACCCACTTTGCCAATCGATTTAATGTGTTTACCATCGGTAATTATAACGCCGTTTTCAATGACCTGTTCGCCATTCATGGTAATAATGTTTGCACCTTTTAAAGCAATCATACCTTTTGGCTCGGCCATTTTTTTACTAAAGCTAATGTTTTCGCCACTTTTAACTTTAAAGTCGGCCTCGCCTGCATTGTTTATAGCAAACATGCCATCAAGGCTTGCATGGTATAGCTCGGGGCCTAAGCTCCAGTACAGCTTATTACTATTAGCACTCCAGCTTATATTTTCACCCGCACGTACAGACAGCTGCTCAATAGGAAACTGATTATCTTTAGGGCTTATTGTAATAGGTGAACCGCTTTGCACCAGCGGGGTAACAAATACTTTAAAACGCTCTGCAAACGCTAAGTATTTACCATCTGGTGAGACTCTAAATTCAGTGGCATGCTCCGACTCATAAAGCTTGCGTATCTTTTTACTCTCAAGCTCCACAACACTTAAGGTAGGCTTAGGCCACGGGCTCATGATAAATACACGGTCATTGGTACTACCAAACTGAGGTTGATAACCACTTTTAGAAATAAGCTCGCTCTCTCCCCCTTTTGCACTTACTTTATAAACGCCCGGGTTAAGCGACCACTTAGGATTTAAAATACTTCCGCCGGTGGCTTTACGATAAACGATTGTTTTGCCGTCAGGGCTAAACGTAGGCTCTACATACTTACCCGGTTGCGTTGTAATAGTATCACCACGACCACTGCGCGCAGAGACCACACGCACAGTGCCTTGCTTACTGTCATTCCAAGTGGTGTAAACAATCTTTTTACCGTCGCGGGAGTACTGCGGGAACAGCTCATAATGATCGGTTTGTTTAGTTAAGCGCTTAATTTTACCTGAGTCTAAATCGCGTTTATAAATATACCCTAATGCTTCAAAAATAGCGGTTTCGCCATCGGGGCTAACCTGTACGTTACGCAACATTTTTACGTCAAACTCATCGGTATCTAAATCTTGTGTAAAGCGTACTGCCTTTTGAATCTTTTTAGTGGTTTGTACTTTAAAGTCAATTGGGGCGACTGTTTTATCATCAACGGCTAATTTATGAATTGTACCGCCAGCCCAAAACACAAGCTCTTCGTTATCTGGGGTCCAAGCAATTGTCGGGTACACTCCATGAATAGCCCAGGTTTCTTGCATATCGCGTTCAAGCTTGTCGTAGAGCTTAGTGTGCTCGCCACTGGTTAGGTCGTATAGGTACAAGCTGGTTTGAAAATCATCACGTCTTATATAGGCAAGCTTTTTACCATCAGGTGAAGGAGTCGGTCTTATTGCACCGCCCATTCCTTCAATAATTGTTTCAATGTCGCCGGTTTGTCGGTCAAAGCGCTTAATTTTATAAATACCGGCAACAGAATCTTTAGAGTAGTGAAAGGTTTTACCAGGCGTTGCATCATGAGAAAAGTAAACATAGCGCCCATCTGGCGAGAACATTGGCTCACCTAAGTCTTTTTGGTCGTTCTCGCGTTTAGTAAGCTGAACACCTTTACCACCGGCTTTGTGATAAAGCCACACTTCTCCAGCCCCTAGTGAGCGACTAGCGGTAAAGTGTTTGCGTGCGACAAGGTAATCGCCATCAGGACTCCATGCGGGGCTGTTTAAAAGTCTAAAGGTTTCATCAGTCACCGCTCGCTGATTACTACCATCAATATCCATTACCCATATATTATCGCCACCGCCTTGATCCGAGGTAAACGCAATGTGTTTACCATCTGGGCTAAAGCGAGGTTGCATTTGCCAAGCAATATCGGATGTAAGTTTAGTTGCTTCACCGCCACTAATGGGCATAGCGTATATATCGCCAAGTAAATCAAACACCAATGTTTTACCATCAGGGCTCACATCAATATTCATCCATGTGCCTTGCTGCACGCTAATTGTTGCGTCTGCAAATTTGCCTTTAGGTGAATCAACCTGCCACTTAGCTTGCTCTTCGCTTGCATGCGCGTGACCGATTGCCAATGACACTGATAATGCCAGTGCAGTGTGAAGCATTTTTTTCATGCATTTCTCGCTTGTTATTATTACAGTTAAATTCTCTAACACGATTGCAACAAAAACAGCACTAACATGCCAGTGTTATCAGACCAAGTGCCGAAAATTAATGCCAAACAATGGGATCAAATTGATAATACTCCACCAGCAAGCGGTAAATTTCAGGGTCGTATTGGCGCAGCTCGCTTGGCTTTTCTAAAAAAGTCTCGGTGATCACAGCAAAAAATTCAGCTTCATTTGTTGCTCCATAACTATGAATAACATGGGGCATATTATACGCAACATGGCTTTTTAATTGAGTAAACGCACGGCTAAACACACGGGCCCACTCTTTATAAGCATTGGGGGTTTTTAATAATGGTGTACCGCTAGTTTGGCCAGTTTCTTGGTCTAACTGGTGGGCAAATTCATGAAATACTAAATTATGGCCATCGCTTGGTAAACGGTTGCCTTCTAGTACATCATGCCAACTCAGCACTAATGTACCACCAGGCCATGACTCACCTAAGCGCACTGCGTTGTGGTAACTGACCAGCCCAGCACTATCGCGTGTTGATTGCGGCGCATAATACGCACTAGGGTAGAGTAAAATTTCTTTCACGTTTTTATAAAGTGGCCAAGGTTTATTAAGCACTAACACACAGGCATCGGCTGCAACTATCAGCTTCATGGCGGGGGTTAGCTTTAGAGCATCGCGGCCTAAAAAGCGCTTTTCATTGAGAAACCATATTATGTGGCGCTCAAGCTTGGCTCTGTCGCTATCCGTCATCTTTTTATAGATAGGCATGCAACGAAGGAGTATTTCTTTTTGTTGAGAGTTTAATACAGCGTTTTTATATTTTTTATTCCAAAGCCAGTTTTGTATTATTGGCCAGCGCCAATAGGTAATAACAAAAACAGCTAATACGGTAATTAGTAGCCCATTTATCATTAAGGACATCCAAAATAAGTTAGTCCCTTATTAATATGTGCGCATGGGCTTATTTTCAATCAGATAATTTCTGTACAATTTCGCCCACTATTTTTAGCTTTGTATAAGGCTTGATCTGCTCGCGATAAAAGGCGGTCGTAATCACCTACGTTGGTTGAATCAGACAAGCCAAAGCTTGCTGTTACACTTAACCCCTCACCAATGGCCGAAAAGTCATATTGTGCAATGCTCTCGCGCAGTGCTTCACATATTATTTTTGCTTCAATAGCGGTTTTGTCAGCAAAAACTATCGTAAACTCTTCGCCGCCCCATCGTGCTATGTGTTGGTTTTCTTGGCAGCCATTTTTAAGCAGCTCTGCAATTGTACAAATCACTTTGTCGCCAATAATATGCGACCAGTTATCATTGATACGCTTAAAGTGATCAATATCTAGTATAGCTATGGCTAACGGTCGGTTTTGTTGTTTGTAAGTGGCAAAGTTATGGGCAAGCCAGCTATCAAAAGCACGCCTATTAGGCATATCGGTAAGTTGGTCGTGTGTTGCTTGATACGCAAACGCATTGGCCTGCGTTTGTAAGTCTTGCGTTTGTTTCTCTACTCGGTTTGTAAGCTCTATTTCTATTTTTTTATAGTGGTATAAACGGTATTTGTATATGGCAAAAATAATCATTAAAAATAAAACAAATACTGCAAACTTAAACTGCGCTTTTTGCCAAAAAAATGACTGAATAACAATATTTACAGCTTGCTGATTATCTTGCCAATGTGCGTTAGGGTAACTTGCTCGTACCATAAAGGTATACTCCCCAGGCGGTAAATTGGTGTACTCAGCACTGGTCATATTTTGACGGTTAACCCATTTATCGTTAAAGCCCTTTAATTGGGTTTGAAAATTTAATCGCTGCGGCATAATAAAGCTCAGCCCTGCATAATGAAATGATAAACGAGAAACCCCTGGCGGTAAAAATACCGACTCCCCTTTAAGCGGAAGCGCAATAGGCTTACCGTCTACAAAAATATTTTCAATTATCGTCGGCAAGGCAATTTGAGTTGATGCTTGTAAGCGCGCAGGTTGTACGGTACTCACCCCCTTTGCGGTTGCAAACCAAATACTCCCATCGTTATGTGTTACAGCCGAAGGGGTTGATCCTCCATTAGCCTGCGCACTTAACATGCCATCGCCTTCATCGTAAAGTTGATAGTTAAGCACGGGTGCTTTAGCGGAGGCAGGAGCATCGAGGATTTGCTGTATATGATTTTTATCAATTTGAATAATGCCCCGATTGCTCGAGAGCCAAAATGAGCCATTGTGCGGCACCACTTGAAATAGCTTGTCGATAGGTAAACCTTGCTCTAAACCAAGCATTGCCATTTTTGCGCTTGTTAGCTCATAGCGCACTAAGCCTCTATCTGTGGCCATCCAGGTATAGGTATCATCAATATAAAAACCAAATGCATATTGAGCAGAAAACGCACGTGGAAATTCAACGGTTGTAAATTGCTCACTAACAATATCAAACACCACCACCCCATTGCCGGTACCTACCCAAATATTGCCTGTATTATCTTCACTCAGCGCAAGTATAAACCCACTGGGTAAGTCTTTTTTATTTGTAAATTGATCTAAACTACCATCTTCATTGATGCGCGTTAGCCCCATAGCAGAGCCTATCCACAAACGGTTTTTAGAATCAAATAGTAAAGCCCTTACTTCGTTACTTCCAAGGCCAGTGCTACGATTAATAAACGGGGTAAAGGTATTATTAACTATTTTTAAAACGCCTGAGGTATATGTACCAGCCCACACGGTGCCATCGGGTGCCTCATGCAAACTGAGAACTGAAAAAGGACTACTTTGTTTAGAGCCCGACACTACCGTCGCGCGGTTATTTTTTATTATATTTAAGCCAGAGCTTCCCCCCACCCATAAACTACCATCTGAGTGAGAAAGCACTGTACGGGTATAATCCCCTGCTAAACCTCTTTTTTGGGTCCACGATGAAAACGGTGATTCACGTAGCCTAAAGAGACCTGCATTAGTGCCTATCCAGATACTATTTTCTCTATCTTGTAACAAAGATAAAATTCGGTTGGTGGGTAATCCGTTATTGGCATCTAATTGCTCTACACCATCAGGCGATAACCTAAATACCCCTTTATTAATTGTGCCAAACCATAAATCACCATGATTATCTTCTAGTAGGCTAGAAATAGACTCATTTGCAAGCTGTTCATGTACCGGCTGAAACTGTGCATTGGTTTTGATCCACGCGCCTTTTTCGCTTCCCACAATCAGCGAGCCGCCACGGGTAATTAATAAGTTATATACGGGCGCATTAGGTAAACCAAAATGTGGTGTCATTAAGGTAGGTATTTTATTGTGAATTTTATAAAGGCCCGCACTGGTTGCTGCCCAAATGATCCCATCGCTATCTTCTATTACGCGATAAGCGCTGACATTTTTAATTATTGCAAGGTCGGTATCGCTGTTGTGCGCACGATAAAACACTCCATCGTTTTCAAGGGCTAACCATAAGCTTTTATCAGCACTTTCAATTAAATGATTAACCATAGTAGGCGCTGAACGCTTAGTATCCCACTGCCTATGTTGATATAAGCTAATTCCTCCGCGCGCGCCCGCTATATATAACCCTCCACTATTAGTCGGTGTTAGCGCCCTTAAACCTGAGTCGGGTAAGTTATTAATGTGGGCACGGGTTAGTATTGTAAACTCTTGCCCATTAAAACGCGCCAAACCTTCCCACGTAGCGACCCATAAGTAGCCATCTTTAGTTTGCGTAACACTGTTAATACTGTTGTGCGGTAATCCAGAGCGAGTATTCCATGTTTCAGAAAAATAATCGCTTAACGGTAAACGGGTTTGCTCTTGAGCTTCACATAAAAACATGACGAAAAAAGAACATATAATGCTTAATTGTCTCATCATCAACTGCCTTAGTTATTCTTTTACTTGTGTAAGCGTTTTATCGTTATTTAAACGTAGCAGGAAAGAATTTACTCGGCACTGGGCACATCTAAACTGTGCGTCCAACAAAGTGTTAAAATCCCTATACGCACGGGGTGAATACACTATGGTTTGTTTAAGCGCTAACAAGCGCTTTAATTTAAACTAAACAATAGCGGCAACAACAAATAATACGTGCTAAACACACCTTATAATAAGTTATTAAAACGTTATGCTTTAAACGTATCAGCTAATCGTTACAAATTAACTTATACCCACTTATTTAATTAAAAATACTACCATAGCGAATAAATACATTGCATTAACTAAATTCAATTAATCTTTACAAAAGTTGTTAATATTATTTTGTAATACGCTTATAAACGCTGCGACGTGTAAACCGTCCATTAAAGAATGATGCACATCAATCGAAAACGGCATTAGTCCCGTGGTTTTATCATATTGACCAAACACAAACTTAGGAATTCCTAAACATTCCCCATCACTAAAGGCATGCGAAAAACTGCTAAAGTTCAGCCATGGCAACACCGAAATATGTATCAAATCAGCTTGTCCTTCGGTTTGAGCGAATGCCTGAGAAAATAACGGTTGAGATTTAGCATTGGCACTTATAGTGGTGGCGTGTTGAGAAAAAGCTTCAAAGCAAGACGAATAATTAAAATAACTAAATATAAACGAATTATCACTAGCAAGCTCTACCACACTGGCTCTAACTTGCTTTAAGCGCCATGGACGATCATTTACAATCCTTAACATAATCGGGTTATAGGCGTGGCATGTTGTTAGTGTGACATGCACATATGCTTGGAAAAAAGACAGTTTATTTTGTTTGCAATATTCAAATAAAGGCTTGGCGTTAAGTGTTACACACACATTAAAA
The genomic region above belongs to Pseudoalteromonas sp. MM1 and contains:
- a CDS encoding LysR substrate-binding domain-containing protein, with protein sequence MIDIKHLKTIATLKDTGSLVNTARELFLTQSALSHQIKDLENKLDCQLFERKTQPVRFTPQGMLLLELANDVLPKVEATKCRLKESLNQPISQLRLSVECHACFHWLLPTIKEFNNFWPDIKIDYERGFSYDAIPDLLNDELDLVLTSDIREPDKLEYAHLFDFKLKLIVAPDHDLAKKAYVTALDLKNETIISYPIPRERQDIFKHFIQNARFDGTLKNVDQGLLIFQLVSAGMGVAALPDWLVTPYESQGLIKSIPLGALGLTRPMYLAMKKDMKDNPVYRHFLNTCKQNNGR
- a CDS encoding YdcF family protein is translated as MFELKKLLGGLIMPLPLFGLLTFVMLALAFRGRKPALVLASLSILALLVLSTPFAAHQLIKHNEPVSLAFNALKHPTLDKIVVLGCDINPNPALSANNQLGNCALTRLVEGVKLAKKYPNATLFVSGGGYNKVTNSALMSQTAINLGVSKSRIKQNPQAMDTAAEAKLLAPKLVDFKVALVTSVLHMPRAKNLFNAQGIEVIPAATDYHNFAALPLYKQFIPNAEALRVVTQYMHEVIGSAWISMRRRINPEAL
- a CDS encoding Nif3-like dinuclear metal center hexameric protein, which gives rise to MQRREFNQLLNDILKPHTIKDFCPNGLQVEGRDDITTIVTGVTASQALIDAAIEKKADAILVHHGYFWKGESQPITGMKKRRIGALLTHDINLFAYHLPLDIHPVVGNNAQLANLLDIEIEAGLEPVANSVAMKGRLKTPLTGSEFANKIAKVLNREPLRSVVRDEKINTIALCTGGGQGYIDLAAEQGIDAYLTGEASEQTIHSSREQNIDFFAAGHHATERYGIKALGELLTKEHGFDVSFIDIDNPV
- a CDS encoding HPP family protein, which gives rise to MKCEDIRFACIAGVFSMLVIGFLAWLNHLGDYGIWLMAPFGATAVLVFGIPDSPLAQPRNIIIGHLITALVGVVFVTYVGDSSTSIAIAVGLAITLMMLTKTVHPAAGANPILIIVSGQSWGFLVMPVLLGTVFIVLCGFLAKWLDVQLLNSRHKKTA
- a CDS encoding TetR/AcrR family transcriptional regulator codes for the protein MSKREKIINTALTLFYNKGIHAVGINEILTVSGIAKKTLYNHFESKDELIVACLKQRDATFNQWLEQICDKPNAIGVASALFDGLNQWFNNEVSELGNFNGCFFINAAAEYPNDSHPIAIQCKTHKQEALNIVFNALLTTEELKNDKNKALYIAHLLFTIKEGLICQARVMHTTTLKMPSSSLIQHLLQN
- a CDS encoding amidohydrolase family protein, encoding MKKMLHTALALSVSLAIGHAHASEEQAKWQVDSPKGKFADATISVQQGTWMNIDVSPDGKTLVFDLLGDIYAMPISGGEATKLTSDIAWQMQPRFSPDGKHIAFTSDQGGGDNIWVMDIDGSNQRAVTDETFRLLNSPAWSPDGDYLVARKHFTASRSLGAGEVWLYHKAGGKGVQLTKRENDQKDLGEPMFSPDGRYVYFSHDATPGKTFHYSKDSVAGIYKIKRFDRQTGDIETIIEGMGGAIRPTPSPDGKKLAYIRRDDFQTSLYLYDLTSGEHTKLYDKLERDMQETWAIHGVYPTIAWTPDNEELVFWAGGTIHKLAVDDKTVAPIDFKVQTTKKIQKAVRFTQDLDTDEFDVKMLRNVQVSPDGETAIFEALGYIYKRDLDSGKIKRLTKQTDHYELFPQYSRDGKKIVYTTWNDSKQGTVRVVSARSGRGDTITTQPGKYVEPTFSPDGKTIVYRKATGGSILNPKWSLNPGVYKVSAKGGESELISKSGYQPQFGSTNDRVFIMSPWPKPTLSVVELESKKIRKLYESEHATEFRVSPDGKYLAFAERFKVFVTPLVQSGSPITISPKDNQFPIEQLSVRAGENISWSANSNKLYWSLGPELYHASLDGMFAINNAGEADFKVKSGENISFSKKMAEPKGMIALKGANIITMNGEQVIENGVIITDGKHIKSIGKVGEVTIPRDADVIDVTGKTIMPGIVDAHAHGSQASDEIIPQQNWKNFAGLALGVTTIHDPSNDTSEIFTASEMQKAGMIVGPRIFSTGTILYGANMPGYTSHIDSLDDAKFHLERLKKVGAFSVKSYNQPRREQRQQVIEAGRELEMMIVPEGGSLLQHNLSMVVDGHTGIEHSIPVENIYDDIKQLWSQSDVGYTPTLVVAYGGIWGENYWYDKTDVWNHPRLSKFVPKNQLLPRSMRRVKAPDHHYNHFNNARVAKELQDLGVLVNLGAHGQREGLGAHWEMWMFAQGGMSSLEAIRASTLDPAKYLGLDKNIGSLEVGKLADLMVIDGDPLKNIRDSDKVDYTMINGRLFDASTMNEVGKKQRKALYFEKL
- a CDS encoding M90 family metallopeptidase, producing the protein MINGLLITVLAVFVITYWRWPIIQNWLWNKKYKNAVLNSQQKEILLRCMPIYKKMTDSDRAKLERHIIWFLNEKRFLGRDALKLTPAMKLIVAADACVLVLNKPWPLYKNVKEILLYPSAYYAPQSTRDSAGLVSYHNAVRLGESWPGGTLVLSWHDVLEGNRLPSDGHNLVFHEFAHQLDQETGQTSGTPLLKTPNAYKEWARVFSRAFTQLKSHVAYNMPHVIHSYGATNEAEFFAVITETFLEKPSELRQYDPEIYRLLVEYYQFDPIVWH